In the genome of Spartobacteria bacterium, one region contains:
- a CDS encoding anti-sigma factor antagonist: MEYKLIDTKEQLTQVKLCGRMDVLGVKQVENAFTEHIATPGKPCIIDMENVSFLSSLGLRLILQTLRTLQKSGAFIILVKPQPMICDVIDMAGMTSMIPIAKTVQEAETAIRSST, from the coding sequence ATGGAATACAAACTGATCGATACGAAAGAGCAGTTAACCCAGGTAAAACTATGTGGACGCATGGATGTGCTGGGCGTAAAACAAGTCGAAAACGCCTTTACCGAGCATATTGCGACCCCCGGTAAACCATGCATTATCGACATGGAAAACGTTTCATTCCTTTCCTCGCTCGGACTGCGGCTGATCTTACAAACACTCAGAACATTACAAAAATCCGGTGCCTTCATCATTCTGGTCAAACCCCAGCCCATGATCTGCGATGTTATCGATATGGCTGGAATGACATCGATGATTCCTATCGCCAAAACGGTACAAGAGGCAGAAACAGCGATACGCTCTTCCACTTGA
- a CDS encoding HAD family hydrolase produces MKQTITLIFDFDGTLADTVRLAHGIFNRLSPHFGYKPIDYSEIEALRTKTLHEFLRHAGIPFWKVPSLAMRARHEMLHDITSVEPPEGLSDTLRKLHACGRYSLGIITSNARDNVIKFLQHHNLDTLFDHIQTTTSVLSKKRRVKSFVKKLDLDRSKVFYVGDTTVDIDSAHKAGVNIISVSWGFNSESRLKAAKPDYLITRPEQLLDIFPA; encoded by the coding sequence ATGAAGCAGACCATCACCTTGATCTTTGATTTCGACGGAACACTGGCGGATACCGTGCGGCTGGCTCACGGTATATTCAACCGGCTTTCCCCGCATTTCGGCTACAAACCGATTGATTACTCTGAAATTGAAGCACTGCGAACCAAAACATTGCATGAATTTTTGCGACATGCGGGCATCCCCTTCTGGAAAGTTCCATCACTGGCCATGCGCGCGCGACATGAAATGCTTCATGATATAACATCGGTCGAGCCACCCGAAGGCTTAAGCGACACCCTGCGAAAGCTGCATGCCTGCGGGCGCTACTCGCTGGGAATCATCACATCCAATGCGCGCGATAATGTCATCAAATTTCTGCAACACCATAATTTGGATACACTGTTTGACCACATCCAGACAACCACCAGTGTTTTGAGCAAAAAACGACGCGTCAAATCCTTTGTCAAAAAGCTGGATCTGGATCGTTCCAAGGTCTTCTATGTCGGAGATACCACAGTGGATATTGACAGTGCTCACAAGGCCGGAGTCAATATCATTTCGGTGAGCTGGGGATTTAATTCTGAAAGCCGCCTGAAAGCCGCAAAACCCGACTACCTGATTACCCGGCCTGAACAGTTGCTTGACATTTTTCCCGCCTAG
- a CDS encoding DedA family protein: MDLISALFDGSGYPLLFLLSFLASTVLPIGSEWLLVVMILNGFSPVGSVAVASVGNYLGACTTLLIGRWGSDFVIHKMLRMDDRQLNRAKGVYDKFGSWSLFFSWVPVVGDPLCLVAGIFRVAFLRFSVFVFTGKCCRYALVALMCHPA, from the coding sequence ATGGATTTAATTAGTGCGTTATTTGATGGCTCAGGTTATCCTTTGTTGTTCCTGCTGAGTTTCTTAGCATCGACGGTTCTTCCCATTGGATCGGAATGGCTGCTGGTGGTGATGATTTTGAATGGGTTTTCTCCTGTGGGTAGTGTGGCAGTGGCCAGTGTTGGAAATTATTTAGGGGCATGTACGACGCTGCTGATCGGGCGATGGGGCTCAGATTTTGTTATTCATAAGATGCTGCGGATGGATGATCGCCAGCTGAACCGCGCGAAGGGAGTATATGATAAATTTGGTTCCTGGTCGCTATTCTTTAGCTGGGTTCCTGTTGTGGGTGATCCGCTATGTTTGGTTGCGGGAATTTTCCGGGTGGCCTTTTTGCGATTTTCAGTGTTTGTGTTTACTGGAAAATGTTGTCGCTATGCGTTGGTCGCTTTGATGTGTCATCCTGCCTGA
- a CDS encoding transposase encodes MRRRRIKRDEQAYYHCITRVVGRQMLLGEEEKKHMLSLIRRVEGFTGVRVLTYALMTNHIHLLLEEPDRSTEVGEDELLRRMRALYSDEEMAEIGMRWADWMAMGNDAAVEEDKSRYRRRMHDISEFMKTVKHRFSFWYNRSHGRKGTLWEERFKSVLVDGEVLCIVAAYIEMNPVRACIVPDPSLYRFCGLGDAVIGSDTAQKGLMEIMAQKGLAFGVEGCRDWADTVGKYSEEILLYCQQKSSRYPVPQLLARCRYFTDGQVLGSSGFVEAFFEEHRDYFGPRRRVGRRRVKGGWPTMYAIRDVGS; translated from the coding sequence ATGAGAAGACGAAGGATCAAACGGGACGAGCAGGCTTATTACCACTGTATTACACGAGTGGTGGGGCGGCAGATGTTGCTGGGTGAGGAGGAAAAGAAGCACATGCTTTCGTTGATTCGACGTGTGGAGGGGTTTACCGGAGTTCGGGTACTAACGTATGCGCTGATGACAAACCATATTCACTTGTTGCTGGAGGAACCGGATCGGAGCACTGAGGTGGGTGAGGACGAATTGCTGAGACGTATGCGGGCATTGTATTCTGATGAGGAAATGGCGGAGATCGGGATGCGCTGGGCAGATTGGATGGCGATGGGGAATGACGCGGCGGTGGAGGAGGATAAGAGTCGCTATCGTCGTCGTATGCATGATATCAGTGAATTTATGAAGACGGTGAAGCATCGTTTCTCTTTTTGGTACAATCGATCGCATGGCAGGAAGGGGACGTTGTGGGAGGAACGTTTTAAAAGTGTGTTGGTGGACGGGGAGGTTTTATGCATTGTGGCGGCGTATATTGAGATGAATCCGGTTCGGGCCTGCATAGTACCCGATCCATCATTGTATCGTTTTTGCGGTTTGGGGGATGCGGTGATAGGTTCGGACACTGCACAAAAGGGACTGATGGAAATTATGGCGCAAAAGGGTCTGGCATTTGGAGTGGAGGGTTGTCGTGACTGGGCGGACACTGTGGGGAAATATTCTGAAGAGATTTTGCTGTATTGTCAGCAGAAGTCATCTCGTTATCCTGTGCCGCAGCTGTTGGCTCGATGTCGATATTTTACTGATGGCCAAGTTTTGGGGAGCAGTGGATTTGTTGAGGCGTTCTTTGAAGAACATCGTGATTATTTCGGTCCGAGGCGACGTGTAGGACGGCGCAGGGTCAAAGGTGGTTGGCCGACGATGTACGCGATACGTGATGTAGGGTCATGA